Part of the Babylonia areolata isolate BAREFJ2019XMU chromosome 4, ASM4173473v1, whole genome shotgun sequence genome, atatatatatatatagagagagagagagagagagagagcagacagacggataaaggtaacagtcgagagatggaaaagagaggcagagtcagaaggacagagaaagtttaaggttagaaagatagacagacaagtatgtgtgtgtgtgtgtgtgtgtgtgtgtgtgtgtgtgtgtgtgtgtgtgtgtgtgtgtgactgttttaaaccctccctctcctttttttcccccacctcaGTTGCAttcaggtcatggagcaccaatttgttttttttcttttttttcctcttgcgctttctctctcacacacttaccacatgcacatgcagaaacacacacacacacacacacacacacacacacacacacacacacacacacacacatataccgagaaactcagacacacactcactgaacACACTCGTACTAGATAACACACCCATGATTTGGTTTTttattgtggtggtgttttttttttatacataattatCACATCAGATTACATACAAAACTGGCCCAGACATATGAATCTGCATTGAGAAAACTTACTTCAGCAAAACCATCGGACAAGGTGGATGTCAGCGTGGCTTGATAAAAATCTAAGGTTATTACCCGGGCAATCTTGATAAATACTGATAACAATTTAATGAGTAGGGTTCATGGGATGATTACCAGTCAAATTGCCAAggtaagagaacacacacatgcgagcgcgtgcgcgcgcgcgcacacacacacacacacaaatatgcactcaACATGTGACAGTGGTGTGAGCACTAAACAGTTGAAAGTGGTGTGATATTTGTCTCGTTTTCAAAACTGGTACAGGGAACAggtgaagaaaaacagaaaagtgtGAGAGCGGATAGTgactgctgttaaaaaaaaaacccatttggaCCTTTGTTATAGCATGACAAAATATTGTTCTCTGTGGTCTTGATTGACAGCAGGCACACAGTCACaatatgtactcacacacaccacacacacacatgcacgcatgtgtacacactcacacacacatatatatatatatatatatatatagagagagagagagagagagatgtgcaaacATGCTATAATGCCCATTGGtgctgtttttcacacacacactcacacaccaacccATTATTTTGTGGCTGAGATTCCTGAATAGTGTACTGTATCTTGAAGTATGCATACAACAtacgtgtgtgtatcactgtatgtgtgaacATGCGCATTCGTGTGTATGCTTTTTGTTCGTAAGCAGTCTTTCTTCATGTGATCTCTGATCTATTGTtttatgcattcatgtgtgtatttatctctctctctctctctctctcgatattgtattgtacataagttctatgtttatgttttcaCATGCCTGTGTACTTTTGAcgctggtgttgtgaattgactctcgcttcttctttctttttttttcttttcttttttttaatttttttttttttattcttgcccagagggctggatgtaaacaagtactttgtgcttactccttttaCCCTCGTAAACTAaaatttcgtttgttcgttcgttcattctctctctctctctctctctctctaaacaaaaaatcatgtatagattgtcattatatatatgcctctctcctcccctgtcagtctctgtctctccactgtcactgttactatatctgtctgttgtcagcctcccctgccttctttactcttccccttgtccattcttccttccgctctccaccacccccctaccctattgtcctcgttgttattcatctattgcgatattgtattgtacataagttctatgtttatgtttgcacatgcttatgcaattttgacgttggtgttgtgaattgactctcgcttttttttttcttttttctttttttcttttttactttgttgctttttttccaattattatttatgcccagagggctggatgtaaaaaagtactttgtgcttactcctttaccctcgtaaaataaaatttcgttcgttcgttcgttcgttcgttctctctctctctctctctctctctctctctctctctctttatatatggtATGCTAATCAAAGAGTGACCTCTGTATGAAGATTGATTCATGTCAAGTCATTTGTTTACATTTTTCTCTCCAGTCATTGTGTCAGTCAGTATAGATTgtggttgttgagagagagagagagagagagagagagagagagagagagagagcgagcattaGCATGCCTTGTGTGTTTATCAGCTGCCCAAAGAGATCACTGATAGGACAGTTCAAGGTTGTGCTGACAGTTTGAACCCACTTTCCATCAAAAAGGAAAATTAGAGGTCGAGTTGTTCTGTCAGAACTgggatttttttggttgtttttttaattttttttttttatcatcttgaGTCATGGTGCAGGGACTGCCTGCCTCTACACAggactgtgtcagtcagtgcttCCTCACCTGCCATGCACAGTTGCAGCCTTCACCgcatgatggaaaaaaaaggaaatattacAAAGTACAAAACACAGTTGATCACAAATTAAtattaaccatttagctcctcaggGCAAATAAGGTTAGGCTGTGCTGAGGTTGTCAGCCCTTCCACTTAATTCATcactccccccacacaaaaatcataaaaaaaaagataaaaaaaccccaatacttcaaagccaaacagacAATACATGAAAAGggccttaaagcctgaaccggactataaatggcgggcgatttgaatcaagccagtttctcaccagagtctgacactgtgatgtcggtgaaggtttattcaaaataaaagcctaataaagctacggtttggcttcatttatggcagagagcaagatttgcctagcagcttccaatctagacctgaattgactttggaaagtacaaaatgtgtcagctacacgtaatacaaaatttgaatgcagagaaaaggggcggagctagagccgtttgtgtttgcgctagacgtgtctgtcagataaaaatagcaccagcacgtggtactgtccggtgagaattggaaagcatgcagacagcccctcgacgttggcaaccgtaaacgaccacattgtgtggcaggagtacacggatatctttctccgctaacagtgagtcggtctttgttttgctttcacctcccacatgtttacatttctaccggacacgtgctcgcgctttttatagataaactccgcccctttcccttttatggataggctctagtgcgcatgcgcaaccgaaaccttgctctcgggagttaagactttaaactAGTTAcaggcaaacaacactgcagaatcgATAGCTAGTGCCCATTCTTAAAGagatgtgtttttttccccttctaatGCACTTAATGTCACTTATttgtgtgtagtggggggtggggggcagagggggggggagggggcggggttgtaATGCACTGACTTGAACCGAACTTGGATTGGATGATAGATGAATACTGAGGAAACATGAGTACATCTGAATGATCATTAACAGGTGCTTCTGGGgcaaacaaaatgtgtgtgtgtgtgtgtgtgtgtgtgtgtgtgtgtgtgctaccacTACTGCATTTGGTGTGGGACAAAATACAACAGTGAGTAAGAGTGGCTGAACCTGTATTCAGGTCATTGTCATGCTgccttggttttctttcttttctttaaaaatttttttttttttttaatcattttgttgacctgggacaatggaaaaaaaatgtttaccctTAATCTACCAGTCGCTGATACAGGGATTCAAATTCAGTTCATCAAAGTTCAACTATGTAAGTTTTTCTTATTATcttggtgattattattattttatttatttatttatttatatatatatgtgggacAGTTTTGGGTTTAACATGgttggacatttgtgtagttgGGCAGTCTTGATATGGCCTTGTGCAGTCGGCAGGACTATGCCAGTataagcgatgatgatgatgatgataatgataatcgttCTAACCACTTCTTTCACAGGCATGCATGTGAGCAAATGTAAAACAAATTTAGTGGGGGGTGGAGGCTTGGGGAATGTTTTGggacatatgcttttttttttccctggactttcttgggtcgaccactgttttattttgtatatgaattcattataacaattcagagtagatggaaaagaaaggggaaaaaacaaagaaagaaaaaaaaaaatgaatacagtgtacattaacaataacatcgtcatcataagtcattatacttatattgttctatcaatttggtcaaggtggacacattttcatcatgtgtaacagtgcagttttataacatataatggACACTTATACCTAGCAttggcatagagttatggacactttgcttagctaacatAATGtcgaaagaacacaacccacacatgggatatcttatgtatgaacacatttcctctagttttctatacgtgactatataaaagcccccattacacagtcatgttaaacattattacagcagacacataagtgcacatgaatacacacatgcatatattattttacatactcacatacttacacattcacctgttcaagttaaaaaaaaatatataatatcattgagccttcattattattgtgcattttgatctttcataatattttgttatgggttattgttttcaGGGACATATGTTTTTAAAattgaatatgtgaaatgcttttatttgagaacatatgtttattactcttgtttaatcaagttatccgcgtgtgtggggtgtgtgtgtgtgtggggggtggggtggggtggggtgggggggggggggtgctgattgTGCTGATTATCtgctggttgtggttttccgcaattcatctttattcttatcttatctgtctattcaaataatatttcttaattctttctgtttttactttaagaatactagttattacctgcagtgtgtggatatatgtatgaaatgatgtatgtgatattttttacatttgtatcttcgtaatatttgtaggggctgttgttggcttttacagttatggtccccatgttgtttacttgtctatgttgtgataatgcacctgaccaaatttctccagttggagataataaagttattcttatcttatcttatctttagtGAAGTTAGCGGGGGACCAAAACAGTCAGGGGGAAGACATCTCAGAATGTCCCCCGTGGGACATGATTTTGCGGGGGAATGATTTTGGATGTTGCACTGGTTCAGAACTATTGGGTTGTACTTTTCTTTCACTAgtcgactcacttgtgtaaacaaagtgagtctatgttttaacctggtgttcggttgtctgtgtgtgtgtgtgtgtgtgtgtccgtgtgtgtgtgtgtctgtgtgtccgtggtaaactttaacattgacattttctctgcaaatactttgtcagttgacaccaaattttcgcataggaaaaattcagttctttccagtcatcttgtttaaaacaatattgcacctctgggatgggcacaaaaaaataaaaaaagaagcctaattatatgcaaactgcatttactgttatatttatattttttgtattctctaaacttggcactttgacctcttattctgacacaacaacaagaggagtcattattatcatttttttgttcaaacaggaactgctttggctaagcatggaatttttatttattttgcaaacgttttggtgcagagggtaaaaaagggaaaatactctgtaattaatgctaggggacgtaatttatcacaagtgagtcctgaaggccttgcctctcttgttttagatTTAAGCATTGTTTCGTGTCCCAGTAAGCCCAGTTCTTAtcactttctttcactttcacttctcTTTGACTTTCTCCTCAGGACTTTTGTTTAATTGGCTGTGCCGACTCCAGATGGAGTTAACAGAGTTTGACTGATAAGAAGTTCTGCAGAAGACCTCTGCAGGGAGTTAGTTTTATTATGTTTGGCAGAGTCAGGGAAACAATGCAAACatcctgggtgttttttttttgtttttgttttttgttttttttattctttctttttatttcacaggcaaaagaaacaaaaatgtttcAGATTTATGTGagttgtgttatttttttgtgttgagATATCTGTATTGatcagtgtatgtatatataagtaCATAGAAATTGAAATAAGAGTATGTTTTTTTGCACTCGTGTTTCTCCAggtcctcggtgtgtgtgtgtgcgtgggtgtgggcgtgggtggggTTGGTAGTGGGGATGATTTGAATCCAGAAAGATTTTCTACAGACAGGAGAAATCATTAATAAACAATTTTCGGTCAAAAGTCAGTTCCTGTTTAAATGTGCCTGCAAAAGATACTAACCAGTGACCCTTAATCATATTAACGTCCACAGTGAAGACAAGAGACCAGGGTTAATCTTCTCCTCGAAGACAGCGAAGCAGATTGAACGCGAGAGGAAGCAGAAGGAGTCCAACGAGAGGAACAAGGTGAAGCCCAAGAAGGTGCTGGAGCATGAAAAGCGGACGGAGGGTCTGTCAACTGCCCTCTCCGCCAACAACAAAGGTTTCTCTCTCCTGCAGAAGATGGGTTACAAGCCGGGGATGAGCCTGGGTAAAAAAGGTATCTAGTCCGGAAGCATCCTTAATTGTTATGATATTGATAGTAGGAAATTGAAtgttttttgacgggcgcaatagccgagtggttaaagcgttggactgtcaatctgagggtcccgtgttcgaatcacggtgacggcgcctggtgggtaaagggtggagattttttacgatctcctaggtcaacttatgtgcagacctgctagtgcctgaacccccttcgtgtgtatatgcaagcagaagatcaaatactcacgttaaagatcctgtaatccatgtcagcgttcggtgggttatggaaacaagaacatacccagcatgcacacccccgaaaacggagtatggctgcctacatggcagggtaaaaacggtcatacatgtaaaagcccactcgtgtgcatatgagtgaacgtgggagttgaagcccacgaacgcagaagaagaacaagaaggagaataatggtttttgactcacttgtgtaaacaaagtgagtctatgttttaacccagtgttcggttgtctgtgtgtgtgtgtgtctgtgtgtgtatgtgtgtctgtgtgtccgtggtaaactttaacattgacattttctctgcaaatactttgtcagttgacaccaaattaggcataaaaataggaaaaattcagttctttccagtcatcttgtttaaaacaatattgcatctctgggatgggcacaaaaaaataaaaaaatgaagcctaattgtatgcaaactgcgtttactgttatatttatattttttgtattctctaaacttggcactttgatctgatattctgacccaaaaacaagagcagtcattattatcattttttgttcaaacaggaacttcttttgctaagcatggaagttttatttattttgcaaatgttttggtgcaggtagtaaacaagggaaattactctgtaattaatgctaggggacttaatttgctttaaactgatctttctcatcttaaacattacattttgaaattatactcagtacatgaaaagcttggatttttaaaaaaaagtgtatcacaagtgagtcttgaagttgaaggccttgcctctcttgttttttttaattttttttttttagtctttttctCCAATTGTTTGGGGATATACATTAAAACGCCAAGTGGATCTCTgtagtttgttttggggtttttaaaTTACTGTAAAGAAGGAAATATTAGATTGACTATCATACTTGTCATACttgtatacatatttatattgtaccccacctctcccccatccaccccctaaaAAAGAAACAATTGTGGCGTGGCAGCCAGAATAatcataaaaggaaaaaaagtcagTCTTGtgcataaaaagcccactcattggTCTCAAATCCATACGGAGCGATTCTGGGAGAAGTTACAACCTACCAATGCATAAGAAGATACATGTTTGTGGAATACATTTTTGAAACCACGTTATGGTCTGcctacacaaagaaaaaagtcttAGGTTTTCATCACATGAAACAAGTGTTGACCTCAGGCTCAACTGTTTTTCAAAACGGCAGGCACAGGTCGAGCGGAACCTGTCCCCATCGAGATCAAAGCGGACCGCGGAGGTCTGGGAAAAGCAGCGGAAGCCAAGCGGAAGGCAGAGGAGATGCAGGCCATGCGGGCGCGGATGGCCGTCAAGCGGCAGAGGACGGAGGTGAAGCAGAAGGAGTCGTTTGTGCAGCACATGAGCTCTCGGTTCGCCTCCAAGACAGTGGGCAAGGACTTGAACACCAGTCAGACCGCTTGCCACCACCTGGACACTGAAAGTGTGAGTTTGTCAATGctttgaatttctctctctcttttcttttttctattatttttgactcacttgtgtaaacaaagtgagtctatgttttaacccggtgttcggttgtctgtgtgtgtgtctttgtgtctgtgtgtccgtggtaaactttaacattgacattttctctgcaactactttgtcagttgacaccaaatttggcataaaaataggaaaaattcagttctttccagtcatcttgtttaaaacaatattgcacctctgggatgggcacaaaaaaaagaagaaaaagaatgaagcctaattatatgcaaactgcatttactgttatatttatatttttttgtattctctaaacttggtactttgatctgatattctgacccaacaactagagcagtcattattatcattttttgttcaaacaggaacttcttttgctaagcatggaagttttatttattttgcaaatgttttggtgcagatagtaaaaaagggaaattactctgtaattaatgctggaggagttaatttgctttaaagtgatctttctcatcttaaacattacattctggaattatactcaatacataaaaagcttggattttttttttaaagtgtatcacaagtgagtcttgaaggccttgcctctcttgttgtttgtttgttttgttttgttctctccttGTAATTCTGAACTGAAATTGTACTGTTTTGAAccatattttaattacacatacttaaccgtgacccaactagcgcagactccggcaggggtctgacattcctgtcccgtgcaaactactatccgcctatgcggagaaaacgaaactacagccgataacctcccggaagtaggtaacctcccctttgtcccgctggctagcgccctctttttccggcagctcCATTATGACTCcagttcctgtgctctccatacggctaagtttttttttcgtattttctgtctatatatatattatttcacaaaGAATATTGATTTTGACCTGATGGTTCAGGGCTACACAAGACCGGTGGAAAGGTTCCATTGGCCTGACAACTGGTGGAGTCTGGAGGAGAAACCagaagggggtgaggaagaggaggaaggggaggagcatctccaggaggaagaaggagaagaggatgaagatgagGGGCAATCTTTAACCGTGAGTCTGAAGtatatgttggtttgtttttgtatgttgatGAACAGATGTGCTGAATATTTTTGTGGATGAAGATTAGacaaacatctatctatctgtccatctatgtgtctgtctatctattgatCTATGGATCTATCTATGTaattgtctctttatctgtctggctatctatctatctatctgtagatgtttgtatcaggattatgtagatgtgcatgtttaaatgtgtatgtgaatgtcatgtctttatctcttcatctctttgctactttgtggatgttttgattcattttcactttccatttgccctgagggctggatgaaaaaaagcacatgtatgcttattccacttccatctatctatctatctatctacacacacagagatcaattCATCTCAGATTCAGTTGAGAAGGAGTGAGTGTGTATcattcactttgtctgtctgtctgttcttgacAGCATTGCATGCCCAGACTTATATTCTGATCAAACCTAAATTGCCATGACGACCAGTTGTGACATCATCTTGTGGCAAATTTGGGAGTTGGTTCTTTTGGGGAAATCATATCAGTTCCATGGAAGTTTTGAAATGATGTGCATCTGAAAGTTGTCTGTCCAACCTGCCCACTCCCTCctgctgcaatttttttttttttccctttgcacagtaggttatatttgtcaagaaacatgtaatcacatttcacgtttgggtaaacaatataacaaaatacattgtttgattccaacaaaaataatgaagcattacaccatagaatctgcttcaaggaaaacacataaacactgaccctcgcttcactgaagttatcattcatccaactgcaagtttgtttgtttgtttttttgtttttttttgcatctcccctatcccaacaaacacacacacagtgaggcacacacacacacacacacatactctttaacgtataatccctcggtcaatataccacaaaaatagcaacataatctccttctgaggCATCGAGGGAACACCGAGAATAATCCAGTTTAATACAGGTTcctagaatgtacaaacataatcatgaagaataaaaaaaaaaaagaaaaagacaacaacagtattatcaaAAAGTCAAAACCTGTTACATAATACTGTGAATATTCTAAGCTAGCCATCTGTCCCATCATTATCAAATTTTTTGGTTGCAGTAACTACTGCGGGAAATACTTGTTCGGGAGCTTCAGTTCATATGATATGATGCCTTGTTCATGTTGTGCTTCAGTGCAAGTTAACTCTCtctggacgaaggaatgctcacgcattcctacacaaaacgtattcagattcggatgaaggaatggaatagcattttccgaaagtaaaattccatcatgcgctgtacacgtgattttgtgattagccaagcagagtgtgctattctgggtcactccacagtcgaacagtatgattggtcagcctgggatgtgtggcctgtctcgcacacacgctgacaaagtcactgaccggtcgtctgctcgcgtgccagcctgtcagcaaagtgggctcttctcagaatgttgtgaagcgaacaaggcagtgatggCAACATTtcagggttgccgaagtacttgaaatgtacaaactgaagggtcggacattgaagaggtggatgatgacaaagaagaaagcgaatttaatgcagaaagcgagcatgggtgtggtgattcggggtggaaaattggcagtattttctacatatggcaaaactgtaaaaataagatgagaaatttgattttttttatatgtaatagctcaacacttaataaaccagttttgaaagtttcattttcttacacagtattttgtattttttgtaatttttttccaaacccttacaaatgggccgtctgtgggggaaaagcaagggagaaaacttgtcgtcccgagtgagttaacgtgaTGCTGTGTACTGTTTATGTCAGTCTAATCTCTGTGCAGGATGAGGAGAAGCTGCAGGCTTTGACTTTCTATCTGCGGACAACCTACCACTACTGCATTTGGTGTGGGACAAAATACAACGGTACGAGTGGCTGGACCTGTGTTCAAGTCATTGTCATGCTgccttggttttctttctttctttgaaaaaaaaaaaagattcttttatttattcattttttttagagCGATGGAAGATGGACAAATGTTTACCCTTAATCCACCAGTTGCTGCAACAGGGATTCAGATTCAGGACATCAAAGTGCAATGCTTTAACTTCTCAGCTAATCATATCTGTAATTGTATATCCTTATTGACATGCATGTATAAGTTATGAATACCCATGGTTGAATATTAATAGGGTAATGTTACTAAATGTAAAGTAAGATAATAAAATGTGATACAGTGTAATGTGACAGATTATCCTACAGCAGAGTTTGTAGGCATACATTATGCAtatgtgtattgtctgtctgtctcttctatctgtctgtccatgtatctatgcttgttgtttgtttgtttgtttttccctttggCCTTTGAAATATTGAAAAATGTCCACACTAGATAGCTTTAAACAAACCTTTTCCCATTCATGTAACATACGTATGTGTAACTAAAATGAAAGTgaaaaatgtttatttaaaaaacaaaacaaaacaaacaaactctgcTAATGCGCCTGTCTCTGCTGATGACCAAAACTGTTCAGTGGCAGAGCCGGGCTGAGTGAGCCTCCCTGCGTGGTTGTGTCCCCTGTGTGACAGTCCTTCTATTTCAATGGACACAGACAACTCTGTTTTGATGACTCTTTTTTTTGTGACTGGATGATCACGTGAGGGACAGCATTCTTGGGGTCTTCATTTAGAACAGATGCCCAAGAACACACTGCATTTTTAGCCAGAGGGATGGCAGTAAAAACTGAAATGACATACTGGTTAAAGaggtttcgttttctccgcataggcggatagtagtttgcacaggacaggaatgtcagacccctgctggagtctgcactagttgggtcacggtaagtatgttatttaaacgtaattttagatagaaaatttcctattgttGTCATCTTTCTggtttcagtgagagagagagaaaaaaaaaagttgtgtggtttgtttgatgACTGGTTCAGTTTTTGGTAAGGAATGTTTCTTATGAGAAGAATATCACCCTTTGAGTATTCTGTTAAGATTTGTAACATACAtgcgactgggttttttttttcttcaggtatTAACGTTTATGTCAGTCGAGTCCGCTAGCCTATATATCATGCATGCGACTTATGTGTGATTGGAGTTTtcatttttagaaaaaaaagacgttATTTCTCTTGttatttgttaacataaaacagaCTCAGAAGACATGGAGGCGAACTGCCCTGGAGACTCCGCTGAAGCCCATGACTGAAGGAAGGACTGGTCACCCACCTCAGATAACCGATCTGGACAGTGCTGCTCATGTCTGGAGACTTGAGTGAGACAGGCAAAGGTGACAGCGGCTTCAAACAGGGGCGTCAGTTAGAATCTGGCGCcacaaggtgtggtgtggtgtggtgtggtttgaccATCCTGCACTTGATCTGTTGAGTTTTGTTGATGTTAGAACGATTGTCAAGGCTTCACAGTGTTTGCtcatgtggggtggtggggagccTACCGGACCACCTTGGAAACGCAGAGATCTCGGGTTCAAGTCACCAGAAACGTTCACTGttcagggattttttttcccctccccatcATTTTGACCTGGATTgctggtctgggtactagtccttcagatgataaactgaggtcccagtTGTGAAACACTTGTTAACCACatgaatgaaatttaaaaaaaaggttgtctctgaaaaaaaagaaaggagaaaaaaaaagagaaaaatcaactttaagagagaaggcaagaagaaatatttgggatgggggtgggaggttgttttttttttaattgggttaCACCTCACTTAGTAGTTACTCTCACTGGTGAGAGCTAGCAGAGTGAACCTGAATCATATGCACAG contains:
- the LOC143281520 gene encoding G patch domain-containing protein 11-like; translation: MSHPSEDEEDYMSDAFLLKCEDKRPGLIFSSKTAKQIERERKQKESNERNKVKPKKVLEHEKRTEGLSTALSANNKGFSLLQKMGYKPGMSLGKKGTGRAEPVPIEIKADRGGLGKAAEAKRKAEEMQAMRARMAVKRQRTEVKQKESFVQHMSSRFASKTVGKDLNTSQTACHHLDTESGYTRPVERFHWPDNWWSLEEKPEGGEEEEEGEEHLQEEEGEEDEDEGQSLTDEEKLQALTFYLRTTYHYCIWCGTKYNDSEDMEANCPGDSAEAHD